TTAAAAGAGTTTAACGATACATTTTTAATGGCTTGCCGCGGAGAAAAAACAGAATATGTACCCGTATGGTATATGCGGCAAGCAGGACGCTCTCAGCCTGAATATCGTGCGTTAAAAGAAAAATATAGCTTATTTGAGATTACACACCAGCCTGAGCTTTGTGCTTATGTAACAAGACTGCCTGTTGAACAGTACGGTGTTGATGCCGCCATTTTATATAAAGATATTATGACGCCACTTCCTGCGATTGGTGTACAAGTTGAAATAAAGCCGGGTGTCGGGCCTGTTATTGATGATCCCATCCGTTCGCTTAAAGATGTTGAAAAGCTTGGTGAAATTCATCCAGAACAAGATATTCCTTATGTATTAGAGACAATTAAAATTTTAACAACAGAACAATTATCGGTTCCGTTAATTGGTTTTGCTGGTGCTCCATTTACACTTGCGAGCTATATGATTGAAGGTGGTCCTTCGAAAAACTATAATAGAACGAAAGCCTTTATGTATGCAGAGCCGAAAGCTTGGTTTGCTTTAATGGATAAATTGGCGGATATGACCATTACATATGTAAAAGCTCAAATAGATGCTGGGGCAAAAGCGATTCAAATCTTTGATTCTTGGGTTGGCACCTTAAATGTTTCAGATTACCGCTACTTTATTAAACCGACGATGAAACGCATTTTTTCGTCATTAAAGGAAAAAAATGTACCGCTCATTATGTTTGGTGTTGGAGCTGGCCATTTAGCCAAAGAGTGGCATGATTTACCATTAGACGTTGTTGGATTAGATTGGCGCCTGCCAATTGCAGAAGCAAGAGAAATGGGCTTGACGAAGTCGCTGCAAGGAAATCTTGATCCGGCTGTTTTATTAGCACCATGGGATGTTATAGAAGAACGAGTAAAAGCAATATTAGATGCTGGAATAGAGCATAATGGCTTTATTTTTAATCTCGGCCACGGCGTTTTTCCACAAGTCAAACCGGAAACGTTAAAAAGATTAACAGCTTTTATTCACGAGTATACAAAAAGGTCTTAATGTATGTTTAAAAAGACGAAAAATGGGCATATGGATTTTTTATAACTGAATGAAATTTGCAAATTAAGTGAGGTGCTATGTTCATGCTTAAAAAAAAGATGGGACTTTTAGTAATGGCATATGGAACCCCTTATAAAGAAGAAGATATTGAGCGTTATTACACACATATACGCCATGGAAGAAAGCCGGATGAAGAGTCATTACAAGATTTAAAAGATCGCTATAAGGCAATAGGGGGGATTTCACCTCTTGCCAAAATCACGCAAGAACAAGCGAAAAAGCTAGAAGAGCATTTAAATCAAATTCAAGATGAAATTGAATTTACGTCCTATTTAGGGTTAAAGCATATTGAGCCATTTATAGAAGATGCGGTAAAGGAAATGAAGCAAGACGGTATTCAAGAAGCAGTAAGCATTGTGTTAGCTCCGCATTTCTCAACATTTAGTATTCAATCTTATAACAAACGCGCGATTGAAACAGCTGAAAAGCTTGGAGGTCCAACTATCACAACGATTGAAAGCTGGTATAAAGAGCCGAAGTTTATTGATTATTGGGCAAAAGAAGTTCGCAAAACATATGAGAAAATGACAGATGAAGAGCGGGAAAAAGCAGTGCTCATTGTGTCAGCTCATAGCTTGCCAGAAAAAATTATTCAAATGGGTGATCCATATCCAAATCAGCTTCAAGAATCAGCTGAATTAATTGCGAAACAAGCGGGCGTTTCTGATTATGCTGTCGGCTGGCAAAGTGCGGGAAATACGCCAGAGCCATGGCTTGGTCCTGATGTGCAAGATTTAACAAGGGATTTATTTGAACATAAAGGCTATCGTGCTTTTGTTTATATTCCGGTCGGATTTGTCGCTGACCATTTAGAAGTCTTATATGATAATGATATTGAATGTAAAGCGGTAACGGATGAGCTTGGTGCGAGTTATTATCGTCCAGAAATGCCGAATGCGAAACCGGAGTTTATTGACGCATTAGCAACAGTTGTTTTAAAGCATTTGAATAAAGCTTAGGAACCATTATTCAAATTAAAGAAGGCGGTTTGCATGGAACAAAAGAAAAAAGTCGTAATTATTGGCGGGGGAATCACTGGTATCTCTGCAGCCTTTTACTTGCAAAAAAAAGTAAAAGAAAAAGAGCTGCCTGTTGACATATATTTAATTGAAGCAAAGCCTCGTCTAGGTGGCAAAATTGAAACCGTTCAACGGAACGGTTTTACAATCGAACGTGGTCCTGATTCATTTTTAGAACGGAAAAAAAGTGCACAGCAATTAGTAAAGGATGTAGGCTTAGAAAGCGAACTTGTCAATAATAGCGTAGGTCAATCTTATATTTTTGCAAGAGATAGGCTTCACCCGATCCCAGAGGGTGCCGTTATGGGAATTCCGACAAACATACTTCCATTTCTTACATCTAGTTTATTCTCTCTATCAGGTAAATTACGGGCTGCTGGAGATTTTGTTTTGCCGGCAAAAGAGGTGAAAGGTGACCAATCTTTAGGTCAATTTTTTCGCAGAAGATTTGGAGACGAGGTCGTTGAACATTTAATTGAACCTCTTTTATCTGGCATTTATGCTGGAGATATTGACCAATTAAGTTTGATGTCAACCTTCCCGCATTTTTATGAAATGGAACAAAAGCATAGAAGCTTAATTTTCGGCTTGAAAAAATCGATGCCAAGAAAGAATCAAAAACAGCCGAATAAGAAAAAAGGTATTTTTCAAACGGTTAAAACAGGATTACAATCCATTGTGAAAGCTGTGGAAAATAGGTTTGACGAAGTCCATGTAAAAAAAGGAATAAAAGTAACGGAAATTGAACGACTTGAAAAAGGATATAGGCTCCATTTAAGCGACGGCTCGGTGCTAGAGGCAGATAGCCTTATTATTTCAACGGGTCATCAGGCAATCCCTTCCATGTTTAAGGAGCAAGGAGCTAGTTTCACTTACTTAAAAAACATGCCAGCTACATCAGTCGCTACGGTTGCAATGGCATTCCCAGAGGATGTGATCAAGTCATCGACAAAAGGTACAGGATTTGTCATTGCAAGAAATAGTGGGTTTACGATTACCGCTTGTACGTGGACGCATAAAAAATGGCCCCATACGGCACCAAAAGGAAAGGCATTGTTAAGAGCGTATGTTGGGAAAGCTGGAGATGAAGCGATTGTTGAGCAATCTGATGAGATTATCGTAAAAACGGTCCTTGATGATTTAAACCGCATCATGCGTATAGAAGGGAAACCTGAATTTTCTGTAGTTTCTCGCCTCATGAATTCGATGCCTCAATATTTGGTCGGTCATAATGAAAAAATCAAAGAAATAAGGGATAAGATGGCAACAACTTATCCTGGTGTTTATTTAACCGGATCTTCTTTTGAAGGATTAGGTATTCCTGATTGCATCGACCAAGGAAAACAGGCGGTTCGGGATGTACTGCAGTTTCTTCGTTTACACTAGCGGGCACTGTTAATATCAGTGCTCATTTTATTTACGGTTTGAAAGTGGGAGAAAACATTCCAGAAACAAGCTTACATGTACGTGCTTTTCATAATGAAAACCATTTGACAATCAATAAGTAACTTGATAAAGTAATTTTTGAACTATTTGACTGAAATGGTTATTTAGTCACATTAGGGGTGTTGAATATTGAATTTTAACCGTAGACAAGCCATCCTTGAAGCTGCGACAAAATCGTTTTCCCAGTTTGGTTTTAAGGCGACAACGATGGATCAAGTAGCCAAAATGGCGAATGTAGGGAAAGGAACAATTTATACCTTTTTCAAAAGCAAGGAAGAATTATTTGATGAAATAACGCTCTCTCTCCTTTCTAAAATGAAGGAAGAAGCAAATCGTGTTATTGATCCAAAAAGACCATTTTTTGAAAATGTTCACTGGGCACTGTATAGGATGTTGGAGTACCGAAAAAAACATCAGCTAATGATTAAGATTTTTCAAGAAAGCCAAGAGCTTGGGACTCCAGCTGTTCAAGAAGTTGTGAACAAAGTAGAACAGATGATTATACAATATATTAAAGAAAAAATTACATCCGCAATGTCAAAAGGTGAAATACAGCCTTGTAATCCGGAAATAACCGCATTTGTTATGCTGAAGCTTTACATTGCACTTATCTTTGATTGGGAGAAGCGTCATAAACCGCTCGATAAAGAAGAAATTGCCGAATTATTTGAACTTTACTTATTTAAAGGATTGTCAACGTAATCATTATTTAAATGGAAAATTTTTAGATTTTTTATGAAATAGGCTATATTTATTGAAAATAATATTTTGATTCCTTTATAATCATTTTATCGAAAGCGGTTTCGAAAGTGTAGGAGGATGCCAAATGGCTACAATTGAAGATGTCGCAAAGCTAGCAGGGTTATCTCGAACAACTGTTTCCAGGGTCATTAACAACCATCCGTACGTTTCGGAAGCAAAGAAGCAATTAGTAATAGAAGCTATGAAACAATTAGGTTATGTACCTAATTCCTCTGCTAGAAGTTTACGAAATCAAAAAACAGAAATGATTGCCGTCATTATTCCTCGGGTGATGAACCCGTTTTTCGGCCAGTTGGTC
This is a stretch of genomic DNA from Bacillus alveayuensis. It encodes these proteins:
- a CDS encoding uroporphyrinogen decarboxylase (product_source=KO:K01599; cath_funfam=3.20.20.210; cog=COG0407; ko=KO:K01599; pfam=PF01208; superfamily=51726; tigrfam=TIGR01464), with the translated sequence MTQLKEFNDTFLMACRGEKTEYVPVWYMRQAGRSQPEYRALKEKYSLFEITHQPELCAYVTRLPVEQYGVDAAILYKDIMTPLPAIGVQVEIKPGVGPVIDDPIRSLKDVEKLGEIHPEQDIPYVLETIKILTTEQLSVPLIGFAGAPFTLASYMIEGGPSKNYNRTKAFMYAEPKAWFALMDKLADMTITYVKAQIDAGAKAIQIFDSWVGTLNVSDYRYFIKPTMKRIFSSLKEKNVPLIMFGVGAGHLAKEWHDLPLDVVGLDWRLPIAEAREMGLTKSLQGNLDPAVLLAPWDVIEERVKAILDAGIEHNGFIFNLGHGVFPQVKPETLKRLTAFIHEYTKRS
- a CDS encoding oxygen-dependent protoporphyrinogen oxidase (product_source=KO:K00231; cath_funfam=3.50.50.60; cog=COG1232; ko=KO:K00231; pfam=PF01593; superfamily=51905; tigrfam=TIGR00562; transmembrane_helix_parts=Inside_1_6,TMhelix_7_24,Outside_25_470), with protein sequence MEQKKKVVIIGGGITGISAAFYLQKKVKEKELPVDIYLIEAKPRLGGKIETVQRNGFTIERGPDSFLERKKSAQQLVKDVGLESELVNNSVGQSYIFARDRLHPIPEGAVMGIPTNILPFLTSSLFSLSGKLRAAGDFVLPAKEVKGDQSLGQFFRRRFGDEVVEHLIEPLLSGIYAGDIDQLSLMSTFPHFYEMEQKHRSLIFGLKKSMPRKNQKQPNKKKGIFQTVKTGLQSIVKAVENRFDEVHVKKGIKVTEIERLEKGYRLHLSDGSVLEADSLIISTGHQAIPSMFKEQGASFTYLKNMPATSVATVAMAFPEDVIKSSTKGTGFVIARNSGFTITACTWTHKKWPHTAPKGKALLRAYVGKAGDEAIVEQSDEIIVKTVLDDLNRIMRIEGKPEFSVVSRLMNSMPQYLVGHNEKIKEIRDKMATTYPGVYLTGSSFEGLGIPDCIDQGKQAVRDVLQFLRLH
- a CDS encoding AcrR family transcriptional regulator (product_source=COG1309; cath_funfam=1.10.10.60; cog=COG1309; pfam=PF00440; superfamily=46689,48498), with the translated sequence MNFNRRQAILEAATKSFSQFGFKATTMDQVAKMANVGKGTIYTFFKSKEELFDEITLSLLSKMKEEANRVIDPKRPFFENVHWALYRMLEYRKKHQLMIKIFQESQELGTPAVQEVVNKVEQMIIQYIKEKITSAMSKGEIQPCNPEITAFVMLKLYIALIFDWEKRHKPLDKEEIAELFELYLFKGLST
- a CDS encoding ferrochelatase (product_source=KO:K01772; cath_funfam=3.40.50.1400; cog=COG0276; ko=KO:K01772; pfam=PF00762; superfamily=53800; tigrfam=TIGR00109), whose protein sequence is MLKKKMGLLVMAYGTPYKEEDIERYYTHIRHGRKPDEESLQDLKDRYKAIGGISPLAKITQEQAKKLEEHLNQIQDEIEFTSYLGLKHIEPFIEDAVKEMKQDGIQEAVSIVLAPHFSTFSIQSYNKRAIETAEKLGGPTITTIESWYKEPKFIDYWAKEVRKTYEKMTDEEREKAVLIVSAHSLPEKIIQMGDPYPNQLQESAELIAKQAGVSDYAVGWQSAGNTPEPWLGPDVQDLTRDLFEHKGYRAFVYIPVGFVADHLEVLYDNDIECKAVTDELGASYYRPEMPNAKPEFIDALATVVLKHLNKA